A DNA window from Allokutzneria albata contains the following coding sequences:
- a CDS encoding cytochrome P450 codes for MTSWRLPLTDPGAHAPGQLAAFYDRLHASGLGTFRDAGSRLFPVWRYEFVENILKGADPAVTNANTLDPLTPMGRFAANPGTWSSLVHLVGVPKATANSNGAQHEEVRRAVFAPPGGLSLSPATNEESFGELIRRRVAAVADDVERSSAGGEVVDFAAVFARPLSAGIISEIVGFAASDEGQVRTWSDGQTSLLGRVLDRPGQVVGVRGLSDLSRACRRLVAERVRTPADDMASHLLRQGLPDKRAAAVLMNIMAAGYSTTYGTLLNAMRHLLSEEGQENWDALSDKAIVPALTTELMRIETGLIGWKRKAKNAVRLGESEIPAGGQILVMLGAANRDPEHFHEPHRVRLDRAERKEPKALTFGAGPHLCIGREVSRLEIGEALSVLRERFPRMRLALSGAEADYDPDYLFRTPVALPVRL; via the coding sequence CACGCCTCAGGGCTCGGCACCTTCCGCGACGCCGGGTCGCGGTTGTTCCCGGTGTGGCGCTACGAGTTCGTCGAGAACATCCTCAAGGGCGCCGACCCCGCCGTCACCAACGCCAACACCCTCGACCCGCTGACCCCGATGGGACGCTTCGCGGCCAATCCCGGGACGTGGTCCAGCCTGGTGCATCTGGTCGGCGTCCCGAAAGCGACCGCGAACTCCAACGGCGCACAGCACGAGGAGGTGCGCCGCGCCGTCTTCGCCCCGCCCGGCGGCCTCTCGCTGAGCCCGGCCACGAACGAGGAGAGCTTCGGCGAGCTGATCCGCCGCCGGGTCGCCGCGGTCGCCGACGACGTCGAGCGGTCCTCGGCCGGAGGTGAGGTCGTCGACTTCGCCGCGGTCTTCGCGCGCCCGCTGTCCGCGGGGATCATCAGCGAGATCGTCGGCTTCGCCGCCTCCGACGAGGGGCAGGTGCGGACGTGGAGCGACGGCCAGACCTCGCTGCTCGGCCGCGTCCTCGACCGCCCCGGCCAGGTCGTGGGCGTGCGAGGGCTCAGCGACCTCTCGCGCGCGTGCAGGCGCCTGGTCGCCGAGCGGGTGCGGACGCCGGCCGACGACATGGCGAGCCACCTGCTGCGCCAGGGACTGCCGGACAAGCGCGCGGCGGCGGTGTTGATGAACATCATGGCCGCCGGGTATTCCACGACCTACGGAACGCTGCTCAACGCGATGCGCCACCTGCTTTCCGAAGAGGGGCAGGAGAACTGGGACGCCTTGTCGGACAAGGCGATCGTGCCGGCGCTGACCACCGAGCTGATGCGCATCGAGACCGGGCTCATCGGCTGGAAGCGGAAGGCGAAGAACGCGGTGCGGCTAGGCGAGTCCGAAATTCCCGCGGGTGGCCAGATCCTGGTGATGCTCGGCGCGGCCAACCGTGATCCCGAGCACTTCCACGAACCGCACCGGGTTCGCCTCGACCGGGCGGAGCGGAAAGAACCCAAGGCGCTCACGTTCGGCGCCGGTCCGCACCTGTGCATCGGCCGCGAGGTTTCCCGGCTGGAGATCGGCGAAGCGCTCAGCGTGTTGCGGGAACGGTTCCCGCGGATGCGACTCGCGCTTTCCGGGGCCGAGGCCGACTACGACCCCGACTACCTCTTCCGGACGCCGGTCGCTCTGCCCGTGCGGCTGTAG